The following are encoded together in the Daucus carota subsp. sativus chromosome 5, DH1 v3.0, whole genome shotgun sequence genome:
- the LOC108221170 gene encoding F-box protein At3g07870, whose product MHSTLRKVCGDSSTMNLPSELLAEVFSRVPIKTIFRCRSVCKRWRKILAEPYFANLHLPRSAAGIIIHQGLSNPYVDILKMAELNDKADHHDIHHEYPLMKFMPRLGLEDGVMWLSGSINGLICLGSEKTICICNPITRECIFIPDQKFIGKSHPTLHHGFGYVESSDQYKVVRFYKGSFSASEGSYELGCEVYTLGTRMWKNLGHVPFYIGGYGDGICVGGNLHWLASHQKETADDERLCSFDLERESFQLTAGPVVPQVVGYTTYRNLGILGGCLCVCDNTPDLEFAIWVMKDYGVTESWSKEIVIHTDFLYWGTLDEEVYPLKVLKDGTILMYCEEHELFTYHPGTTTTQDHTFPDGDYKTYNAMVYVPSFVSLRSTFMLENVLVL is encoded by the coding sequence ATGCATTCTACTTTGCGGAAGGTGTGCGGTGACTCATCCACTATGAATTTACCATCAGAGCTTCTGGCTGAAGTCTTCTCAAGAGTTCCCATCAAGACAATATTCCGTTGCCGAAGTGTATGCAAAAGATGGCGCAAAATACTCGCGGAACCTTATTTTGCTAATCTGCATCTACCAAGATCCGCTGCAGGGATTATAATCCACCAAGGACTGAGCAACCCATATGTTGATATCCTTAAAATGGCGGAACTTAACGACAAAGCTGACCATCATGATATTCATCATGAGTACCCTTTGATGAAATTTATGCCAAGACTTGGTCTCGAGGACGGTGTTATGTGGTTGAGTGGTTCGATTAATGGGTTAATTTGTTTAGGGTCCGagaaaacaatttgtatatgCAATCCAATTACACGAGAGTGCATATTCATTCCGGATCAGAAGTTCATTGGAAAATCGCATCCTACATTACATCATGGCTTTGGGTATGTCGAATCCAGCGACCAATACAAGGTTGTCCGCTTTTATAAGGGTAGTTTTTCAGCAAGTGAGGGCTCATATGAGTTAGGATGCGAGGTTTATACGCTCGGAACACGCATGTGGAAAAATCTAGGACATGTTCCCTTCTATATTGGTGGATATGGTGATGGTATCTGTGTTGGTGGCAACCTTCATTGGTTAGCAAGTCATCAAAAAGAGACTGCCGATGACGAAAGGTTGTGTTCTTTTGATCTTGAAAGAGAATCATTTCAACTAACTGCAGGTCCTGTTGTTCCTCAAGTTGTTGGCTATACAACTTATAGGAACTTAGGAATCCTAGGAGGTTGCTTGTGTGTATGTGATAACACGCCAGACCTTGAATTTGCCATTTGGGTGATGAAAGATTATGGTGTGACGGAAAGTTGGAGTAAAGAAATCGTCATTCATACTGATTTCTTATATTGGGGTACGCTAGATGAGGAAGTTTACCCTCTGAAAGTATTGAAAGATGGGACTATTTTAATGTATTGCGAGGAGCATGAGTTGTTCACTTATCATCCTGGTACGACAACTACGCAAGACCACACTTTCCCCGACGGAGATTATAAGACGTATAATGCCATGGTTTATGTCCCAAGTTTTGTAAGTCTCAGGAGTACTTTCATGCTGGAGAATGTTTTAGTGCTTTAG